The Chitinophaga sp. H8 genome contains a region encoding:
- a CDS encoding hydroxymethylglutaryl-CoA lyase, whose protein sequence is MLKLIECPRDAMQGWHRLISTEEKINYLNALLQVGFDTIDFGSFVSAKAIPQMADTKALIPQLQLSGSTSKLLAIVANVRGAEEAVAFDEIDCLGFPFSISETFQLRNTNKTIAESLEQVHTMQELCIKNRKTLVVYISMGFGNPYGDPYNADIVMQWVEELTKVEIHTISLADTVGVANPENISWLFSQLIPAYPKVEFGAHFHSAPHNWEEKVAAAYVQGCKRFDSAIKGIGGCPMAKDELVGNLATENLLAFCQAKGEPLPLNFQALQTAQQIADSIFY, encoded by the coding sequence ATGCTTAAACTCATAGAATGCCCGCGCGATGCTATGCAGGGTTGGCACAGGCTGATCAGTACGGAAGAAAAAATTAACTACCTGAACGCCCTGTTGCAGGTAGGGTTTGATACCATAGATTTTGGCAGTTTTGTATCGGCTAAGGCTATCCCGCAAATGGCCGATACCAAAGCGCTGATCCCGCAACTGCAGCTATCCGGTTCCACAAGTAAATTACTGGCCATCGTTGCTAATGTACGCGGTGCTGAAGAAGCGGTCGCATTTGATGAAATAGACTGCCTGGGCTTCCCGTTTTCCATCTCAGAAACATTCCAGCTCAGAAACACCAATAAAACGATCGCTGAATCATTGGAACAGGTGCATACCATGCAGGAATTATGTATCAAAAACCGGAAAACACTGGTAGTATATATTTCCATGGGATTTGGTAATCCCTATGGCGATCCGTACAATGCAGATATTGTGATGCAATGGGTGGAGGAACTGACGAAAGTGGAAATACACACGATTTCCCTGGCAGACACGGTAGGTGTGGCTAATCCGGAAAATATTTCCTGGCTCTTTTCACAATTAATACCTGCCTATCCTAAGGTGGAGTTCGGGGCACACTTCCATTCTGCTCCCCATAATTGGGAAGAAAAAGTAGCCGCTGCCTATGTGCAGGGATGTAAACGTTTTGACAGTGCCATTAAAGGGATAGGTGGCTGCCCTATGGCTAAGGATGAGCTGGTAGGCAACCTGGCAACTGAAAACCTGCTGGCTTTCTGCCAGGCTAAAGGGGAGCCATTACCATTAAATTTCCAGGCTTTACAAACTGCACAGCAAATAGCAGATAGCATATTTTACTGA